The following is a genomic window from uncultured Draconibacterium sp..
CTGCTCCAAACTTTAACCGTATTTTTGCTCATCACTACGGCATTGGCCCATACAAACTCACCATCTTCTCCTGCAATCTGAAATCCTTCGAGCCTACTATTTGCATACAATCCTGATCCAACTGATTCGAAAGTAAGTAATATACTTCCAGCTTCCACTTTCATTGATTTGTAAAGCGGACCGGCACTTACAATCTTATCATTTCCGTAAGCTACTCTTTCAGCCTCCAGATATAAACGACGAGCTACTTCTTTTTTGTTAAGCGGATGAATATCATTCCATTCGCCAATATCAAAAGCTACTGCCATTCCGGTATTTGGCAGTTCCAGCGCACGGCGTTGTGCATCGCGTGTTTCGGCCCATCCATTTTCAACCGGCTGTTTATTCGGAACTCCAAGATTTGCTAACTGAACAAACAGAAAAGGCAAGTCTGCTTTTTCCATCTGATCTCTCCAATCCACAATCAGATCTTTAAACAACTGACGATATTGAAAGCCACGACCGGCGTTGGTTTCTCCCTGATACCAAATCACCCCTTTAATCGTGTACTTTTTCATCGGGTTAATTAATGAATTGTATAGTCCGCCAGGACGAAATTGAAGACCGCCCATATTTCCTCTTGGAGGATTTAGCTCGGCTCCAATATGGTAGTGCCAGTCGCCGGTAATATCAATTACTTCTTTCCCAACACGCACTTCGTAAGGCTTCTCTTCTACAAAACCACCGCGTCCGCCCTGGTTGAATACGCGTACCATTATCTTGTTTGTGCCAGCTTTTAAAACGCCTTCAGGAATAGTATAAATTCGTGGTGGATATTGATAAGTAATGTTGCCCACAAAAGTTCCGTTTACAAAAGCCGAGTCGCTGTCGATAATACGTCCCAAGCGCAAAATGGCTTCTTCTCCTGCCAATGATTCATCCAATTCAAATTCCTTGTAAAACCAGATGGAACCGTTCCAAAAGTTAACTCCTTTATCCGTCCAGTAACCAGGAAGAGAAATCTGTGGCCAACCGGAAACATCAACATCGTCTTTCGACCATTTTCCTGTCCCCGGATCGTTTTTGTTAACTTCTGCCCCCCAGTTATATGGTTTTATTTCACCATTCTTTTCAATGTAGGCAGCGCGCATGGAGTCAATCCTTTTACCTTGCTCTAACCATTCATCGAGAAACGGTGTTACTTTATTTTTACTCAACCAGGCTTCAGCCGGGGAACCACCAATAGCAGTACTGATTATACCAACCGGAACATCTTGAGATTCATGAATCTTATCGGCAAATAACCAGGCAACTGCCGAAAACTCCATAAT
Proteins encoded in this region:
- a CDS encoding sialate O-acetylesterase, giving the protein MKRFRIQYSLLALLLLFVFGEELNAAVKLPRLVSSGMVLQRNEPVTIWGWADAGEKIKIEFLGEVYKIKADRNGDWQLELNAMAAGGPYSMTINDIVLNDILIGDVWLASGQSNMELKLNRVMDLYADEIQKINTDQIRLFRSSTRENAEGERADYPDGKWLSSTPENIMEFSAVAWLFADKIHESQDVPVGIISTAIGGSPAEAWLSKNKVTPFLDEWLEQGKRIDSMRAAYIEKNGEIKPYNWGAEVNKNDPGTGKWSKDDVDVSGWPQISLPGYWTDKGVNFWNGSIWFYKEFELDESLAGEEAILRLGRIIDSDSAFVNGTFVGNITYQYPPRIYTIPEGVLKAGTNKIMVRVFNQGGRGGFVEEKPYEVRVGKEVIDITGDWHYHIGAELNPPRGNMGGLQFRPGGLYNSLINPMKKYTIKGVIWYQGETNAGRGFQYRQLFKDLIVDWRDQMEKADLPFLFVQLANLGVPNKQPVENGWAETRDAQRRALELPNTGMAVAFDIGEWNDIHPLNKKEVARRLYLEAERVAYGNDKIVSAGPLYKSMKVEAGSILLTFESVGSGLYANSRLEGFQIAGEDGEFVWANAVVMSKNTVKVWSRKVKEPVAVRYAWDGNPAGSNLKNKENLPASPFTTED